The sequence below is a genomic window from Tenacibaculum tangerinum.
GTGATACATGTAAAATATCTTCATCTAAGTTAATAAACTAAACATGAATTGAAAAGAAGAAACGGCAGAAGTATCATTGTTTTGAACCCGAATTATGTAACAGAACGTCGTTGTTAAAGTTGTAAACACAACTCAGGTAATGGATTTTCTATAGCTTAACGAATTAAAGTTAGCTCATATGCAAATGAGGACGTTTTTTTTTTAAATGAGTTAAATTAAGGTTTATTTATGTATACATTTGAAGTTCTATAAAAATAATAGAAAAAAAATTTGAAAGAAGTAAGGGAATTTGTGTAAGTATTTTTAGGGGAAATCAAACAGACTTTTAGTTGTAATAAATCATTACAATATTTTTAAACTTTACTTCCGTTTTGAACATTTAGATCCATAACGCTTTCAAAGCACAATATTAAGTACATGAAACTATAATATTAGGTTTTTGAGAGAGTATGTGTTGCGTGTCAATAGGCATTATAATTAACCAAACTTTAACTTTAATTATTTATCAGGTGCAAAGCAAACAAACCATCTGCGGGGGGATTATTTTCATTATTTTTTTATTTCAAAGTTTCTTAACACTTTCGCAAGAGAACGAGGTTCAAAGGATTTTAAATTTAGATCCTACAGAACAACGGTATCGTTTTATAGAATTTAGAGCGCATACAGGATTTCATTCGTATACAGGGAATGTAGATTTAGAACCCTTTTTAGAATCAGGATATGGAGCCTTAGAATTACGTGTAGGTTGGCAACCTTCAAAAAAAGACCATTGGGCAGCTCAGTATGGATATCCAGCCTATGGTTTTGGAGTGTATTCAGGTTTTGTTGGAAGTCCACAAATTTTTGGTAAGCCCAATGCTCTCTATGGTTTTATGCGGTTTTATATAGATTCTTCAGAAAAAAGAAATGTATTTACCATCGAGCCTGCAGTAGGACTTACCTATAATCTAGAACCGTATGATTCTGAGGAAAATCCACTTAACAACGCCATTGGTGCAAAGATGGCTGTTTACTTCAATCTGAAATTTGGATGGGTTTATAAATGGACTCATGATATGGACATTACCTACGGTTTCGATGCGACTCACTTTAGTAACGGTCGTATGTATACTCCCAATTACGGACTAAACATGATTGGAATAAACCTTGGTTTAAGTTACAACTATAATCCAGATCAAAGAAAGGTAAACAATGATGTGTACTCACAAAGTCCTCTTTTGCCCATTCGATTCAAACGTCCGAGAAAAACTCCGAATACTAAAATTGAAAAAGGAGCCAATTCTATTAATTTATATGGTGCCATTTCTACGGTTCAAAATTACGAAGATCAAGGAACATCTATTAGATATCCCGCTTATAGTGTCGTGGCAGAATACCAACACAAATTCAATAACATGCACAGTATTTCGGCAGGATTCGATTATTTTTTCGACGGAAGTTTAGCATTGCAATACCCTGATGATCCTTCAAAAAGACACCATGTTGGTATACATGCAGGATACGATTTTATGTTCTGGAGAATGACCATCATAGGTCATATAGGAACCTACCTAAATGAAAACAAAACGAAGCCACCCCTATTTTTTAGACCTGCACTACGTTACGATGTAACACCTTGGTTATATACACAAGTAGGCTTAAAGGCAAGAGGTTTTGCAGCAGATTGGGTAGAGTTTGGAATCGGAATACGCCCCTTTAAGTGGTAAAACAATAGCATATCACTAACCTCCCCCAACCAAGAGGACTAATTAACAAACTGATGAATGCTTTTTCAGAGAGTCTGTACGAAAGGAAGACTCTCTTAGTAAGGCTATTACTAAAAAACAGATACAATATGAAAAAACTAATAATTCTTTGTTTGGTATTTTTCCCTTTTGTACTATTTGGTCAAGAGGAGGAAAATGAGACTAAGGTCAAAAAGAAGGATAAAATAATCTGGCTTCCTGTTTTGGCATCCAATCCAGCAAATGGATTCATGTATGGAGTAGCACCTGCACTCAATTGGAAAATAGGAGATTCAGAGAAAACAAGTTATTCATCTTTACTAGGATCGCTAATTTGGACAACTAAAAGTCAGTTTTTGTTTACGCTAAAAGGAAATGTTTATTTTCCAGAGAACAAGAGCTTCATCATGCAAGATGTCCGGTATTTTAAAACCTCTCAGCCTACTTTTGGTCTTGGTACGGGACCCAACTCTTCTCAGTTAGCTGATGATGGCTTTCAATATGTAGATGAAAATTATACCAAAGGTATAGAAGTAGGACAAATGATGAGCTTTAATTTTTTACGTATTCATGAAAGCTACTTTAGAAGATTAGGACAAAAGGGGTTTTATGGAGGTATAGGGTATCACCTCGATATCCATAGTAAAATAGATGATAAGTTATTAGACTTAGAAGCAGAAACTCCTGTAGTAACCAGTCACTACGAATATAGTACCAAATACGGATTTAACCCAGAGAAATATACCTTGTCGGGGCTTTCAGCAAACCTTATGTACGATACTAGAGATAATACCGTAAACCCAGAAGAAGGACGTTACGGGTTTGTATCGCTAAAATTCAATCCTGAATGGTTAGGTAGTGACCAAGCATCAAGTTCTTTATGGACAGAATATAGAGATTATATCACACTAAATAAAGAAAGACGCCGAAACCTATTAGCACTGTGGGTATATGGTAATTTTGAGCTAGGAGGAAATTTACCTTATCTGGACCTGCCTTCATTAGGATGGGATCAATATGGGCGCTCAGGAAGAGCGTATCCACAAGGACGTTTTAGAGGACAATCGCTAGTGTATACAGAAGCAGAGTGGCGTTTTCCATTACAAAAAGATAAAGAGCGCTGGGGAGGAGTACTATTTTTTAATATAAACTCTGCCACCAACCGAGATCTAGGAATAGATATGTTCGATTACATTAATACTGGAGTCGGAGCAGGACTCCGATTTATGATTAGTGAAAAATCGAGAACAAATGTTTGTGTAGACTACGCTATAGGTAACTATGGGGCTCACGGATTTTATCTAGGAATCAATGAAGCATTTTAAAACAAGTACAACGTGTTTAGCGAACAATACGCAGATTGTGAGTGTCAAAAAGTAAAATTTAAAATCAATCATTAATATTTAAACCAATTATTAATATTAAAAACCAATCCAAATGAAATCAAAAATCAGTTACCTTTTTGCATTACTATTACTTAGTAGCCTGGGTTTTGCCCAGAAGAATGACAAACCGAATATTCTAGTAATTATGTCTGATGATGTGGGCTGGCAAAATGTAAGTGCCTACGGATTAGGTACCGTAGGATATCATACCCCCAATTTAGACCGCATAGGGAAAGAGGGAATTATATTTACTGACCATTATGCACAACCCTCATGTACAGCGGGAAGAGCTGCTTTTATTACAGGGCAATACCCTATTCGTAGTGGTATGACTACAGTAGGAAGACCAGGAGATGCATTAGGGCTTCAGGCAGGATCACCATCAATCGGTGAAGTAATGAAAGATCAAGGTTACCTAACCGCTCAATATGGTAAAAACCATCTTGGAGACCAAAACGAGCACTTACCAACGGTACATGGTTTTGATGAATTTTACGGTAATTTGTACCACCAAAATGTGTCTGAAGAAGAATTTAATAACGACTATCCTGATGATCCAAGCTACAAAAAGAATTACGGTCCTAGAGGAGTGTTAGATATAGTAGCAACCAATACTTTTGACGATACCAAAGACCCTCGATTTGGCGTAGTTGGCAAGCAAAAAATACTGAATGAAGAAGTGCTTACCTTAGAAAAAATGGCAACTATTGACAGAGACTTTTTTAATAGAGCAAAAACGTTTATGAACAAAGCTCAGAGCAAAAAGAAACCATTTTTTGTTTACCTCAACCCCGTACGCATGCACATGCATACGCATCTTACCGACGAATCTAGATACTTAGCAAGAGAATTTACAACTGGCGACGATAAATATGGTAGTGGCTTGATTGAGCACGATGCTATGGTGGGTGATTTATTAGATTATATGAAAGAAAACAATCTGTTAGAAAATACTATTGTGGTTTACACTGTTGATAACGGACCCGAGCACAGCGCTATGTTCCATGGAGGTGCAACCCCTTTTAGAGGTGAAAAAATGACCACTTACGAAGGCGGTTTACGTGTTCCTGCTATGGTAATGTGGCCTGGTAAAATTAAGCCAGGTAAAGTGTTAAATGGTATTCAAACTCATATGGAGTTGTTTACTACTTTGGCTGCTGCAGCGGGTGCAAATGACATCAGAGAAACCATGAAAAAAGAGAAAAAACAATATATAGATGGTTATAACCATTTGAATTATTGGTTAGGCAAAACAGATAAGAGTAGCAGAACAAACTTTTTATATTTCTATGAGTCCGATTTAAAAGCCATTCGTATGGGCAATTGGAAAGTTAATTTTCAAGGGACGGATACCTACTACGGCAGCTACGAAAAGTTTAAGTTTCCTATGATGTTCAATCTAAGAATGGATCCTTTTGAAAGCTATACCAGCGACCAAGCACAAACATGGGCAATACAATCTAAACAATTTGTAAACGATTTTATAAATATGAATCTGAACGAGTTTGTAACATCTATGAAACAATACCCACCTGTACAAAAACCAAAGTCACTAGACTTTAGTGGTATGATGAATAAGTTGTTGGAAAATATGAATAGGTCGGGTCATTAAATAGAGTCGATAGGCCTAAAACATGACGATTAATAATTAAAAGAAAAGTCTTTTCAATTATTAACTTTTAAAAACGTTTCAGGATTTTCTACCTAGACAAGAGGCCGCATCTCTAAATATCAATAAAGCTATAGATCAGATTATGAAGTCTGGTACAAGACAGTAATAAATAGTGTAAATTCAAAGTAAGGGAATCATTACTGTTCCCTTACTTTTATCTGACTTTTAACTTTATGTACAATTGGTTTGTCGCTCTTAGCAAGGTAGCGATGAGTTAATATCTAAAAATCGAGTTTTATGAAAAAAGCGTACAGTATTTTAAATCTATTAGTGGTATTGTATCCATTTTTAGAAATGTTTATTGATAAAAACCAAGGAAAAGCCATTAGTAGTGTGGATATACAGGCTACCAATCTGTTTTCACCAGCAGGCTATGCTTTTGCTATTTGGTTTTTTATTTATTTAGGGTTGCTCATCTTTAGTATTCATCAAATACGTGTAGCTTTTGGTAAAACAAAAGATGAAGATACCTTATTGAAGGTTGGTCCATTTTTAATACTGGCGTTACTTATTAATCAATTTTGGTCGTATCAATGGCAGCAAGGCAATATAGAGCTGTCACCTTATTTACTGTTCGCTAGTTTTGCGTGTTTAATGGTGATAGTAGTGCGCTTACAAATGCAAATTGTAGAGGCACCAAAAGCTGTAAGACGCTATACTTGGCTACCTATTTCTTTATTCTCAGGCTGGATGATGGCAGCTTCGGTTGTTGGTTTAAGTACGTACCTATCGTATTTGGGGTTGGGCAGTGATGCCACCTATGTGAATTGGACAGTAGCTGTAATTATCGTTGTCATGTTATTGTATGTGTATATGTTGTTCACTCGAAATATGGTAGTATTTGCATTGGTGGGGGTATGGACGTTGGTTGCTATTGCGATAGACCATTGGAGCAACAGTACAACATTAGTTTGGACGGCACTATCTGCGGCAACATTACTCATTATGGCCATCTTGTTGAAGGTGTTAAATAAAAAGAACTTTGCGGTTATATTTTGATTTAATACAGTTAGGAATCAAAAAATTATGCATAGAAGACGTAAAAATAACGATATAATGAGAAATAAATAAAACTGGAATTTTTGCTAGCATAGTATGGAAGAACACTTAATTATCGACTGGGAAAAAATCCATTTATACAATTCCCTTATGGCTGTAGTAGCCGGGGCAGGATTATTATCTTTGTGGAGTTTGTTTTCAAAATTAAATTCCAGAAAAGAAATCAGACCAGTTGGTATAGCTCTCAACTTTGCGGTTATAGGGATTATCTTATTCATTACAGGAGTCCATACGACTTTAACTTGGCCTTTATCGCCAACTTATCCTTTTGACAATTCGGCCTTTGGTGAACCTTGTTTTGTCTTTGGCGCTTTGTTACTTGCCATGGCCTTTTATTTTTGGAAAGAAAGGGAGCAATTAAATTTAATAGGTAATGAAAAACTTATAAGTCATATTTTTCAAGATTTCAATTCCTTTAAATATATACTAGTAGGCCTGGGATTAGGACTTATTATGATAGGCATAGCGGGTATAAAATATAAAATATTTATTGCGCCGCCTGAAGAACCTATAGTGGGCCCTTTAGAAAAAAAAATACCGTATATCACGACGTATATGATAGGCTTAACATGGATGGCCGTGGGTGTTGCTGCTATAGGTTTCGTTGCTTATATGAATGCGGTCTTAAGCAACAAAAAAGCGTCTTTTAAATGGTTAATCAAATTAATTGGCCTTTTGGGAATTGTGTTCATGCTTATTGGCGTTACCACATATTATTCTCATATAGGCATGGAAATTAACACCATGGACCCCTCAACGGTTAAGCCCAACGTTATTATGAATCCAGATGAAAAGTTTCAAAAACTGAAAAACTAAATTAAAAATTATGAATTTAAACGTTGAATCACTTGCTCCTAAAATGCTTGTTTTTAGTGCGATTATACTCATAATAATTGCCATTTCCTTTGGAGGAAATCCTATTTATTTTATTCCGAACTTATATCACACAGAAGCTGTTAACGATATAAATAGTATAGCGATTTATAGGTCAGTTATGGGGCTTATTTTAGGCTGTTGTACATTTTGGCTCTACGCAGCGTTTACACGGCGTTTTGTCTTAGGCGCTTTGTATTCGTTGATGTTCGCTATGTTCGGTTTATCAATAAGTCGTATCATAAGCTTATTAGTCGATGGGAGTCCAACTACCATTTTAATGGTGTATTTGTTTATGGAAGCAGCTACAGGATTTACAGTGTATGCCATTATTCGTGCTTACGAAAAAAAATCAAATAGTTAAGTATTCCGTCATGAGGCCATCAAATTTTATTTAGAAAGAAATAATTAAAACCATATAAGATGATAACATACAAGAACATTTCAAAAAAGATGGAAACGGCATTAAATGAACAGCTCACAACAGAAGCCGTTCAGGCTCAAAACTACTTGTCATATGCCTCATGGGCAGAAGTCAATGGCTATCAGGGATTTTCAAAATTCCTTTACAAGCATTCCGTTGAAGAACGCAACCACATGTATAAAATACTACGTTATATCAACGATAGGGGTGGTAGGGCAAAAATAGAAACCATTGCTGCGCCTGCCGAAGACCCGAAGGATATAAAAGCTTGTATCGAAGCGGTGATGAAACACGAAATGGACAACACAGCTGCCATAAATAAGCTGGTTTCTCTTGCACAAAGTGAAGGAGACTGGGCTAGCTATAATTTTTTACAATGGTTTGTTAAAGAGCAAATCGAAGAAGAAGCCTTGATTAAAAAATTAGTAGATGGCTATAATATTATTGAACAAAGTAAAAAAAGCGGATTAGACCTCGTTACGTTCGACCTCGAAACAGGAACTATGGGGCAAGATGCCACGATACCAAGAGAAAAACACTTGTAATGAAAAAAAATAAACTTTTAGAAGCAGGTACAGAAATACCAGACTTTACACTCCGTATTGGAAATGGTAATGGAGACGACCATAAGGATAATTTTATGACACTATCCGATCATAGAGGTCAGAATGTTATTCTCGCTTTCTACCCTGCCGATTGGAGTGCCGTTTGTGGTAATCAAATGATGCTGTACAATGAGTTAATACCGATGTTCGAAAACTATAATGCGGTTATATATGGAATTTCTGTAGATGGTACGCATTGCCATGCCGCCTTTAAAGAGCATAATAATATGACCATTCCATTGCTCTGCGATTTTGAGCCTAAAGGAGAAATTTCCAAACTACTGGGCGTATACAATCACGAGAAAGGATTTTGTGAAAGAGCCCTTTTTGTTATCGACAAAAACGGCATCATACAATGGAGCCATGTTTCGCCTATGGATGTAAATCCTGGTGCAAAAGAAATATTAGAAACGTTAAAAAATATTGAAAAATGAAAAATCTTTTTACCTACGAACTAGAGCTACCCGTAAATGACCAAGATCAAATAGCGGGTCCCGAAAATGCTAAAATAACTATAGTAGAATATGGCGATTACGAGTGTCCGCACTGTAAAATGGCTATGCCCATAGTAAAGCGAATCAAAGAGGATTATGGAGATGATTTACGTTTGGTATTCCGAAATTTTCCTTTGACCCAAATACACAAATTTGCCAATGATGCAGCACGGGCGGCAGAGCTGGCTGGAGAATACGATAAATTTTGGGAAATGCATGAGCTGATTTTCAGAAATCAAGACCAATTAGACATTGACCACCTCATAGATTATGCAAAGCAATTGGGTATAGACTCAGATGAATTTTCAGCTCGTTTAGAACAAAACGAAAAAGTAGAAAAGGTGAAAAGCGATTTTATGAGTGGTGTAGAGAGTGGCGTTAACGGAACCCCCTCATTTTTTGTGAACGGGAAAAAGTACGAAGGTTCTTGGGAGTATGAGGATTTCTCAAAAATTCTTAAAGAATTATAAAACTATAAAAAACATTAGGTTTGTTAGTAACTCTTTTAGGCACTTCATAATATACAAGTAACCATTAGCATTGCCTAAGAGTTCCTGTTTTTACCAAATCTACACGGCAGATGTCTTGCTAAACATAATATTTAGAACGAATTTAGATTGCCCTTTAAAAAAGCAAATATTAATTTTATGAAAAGAATAGCGTTACTTTGGTTGTGTTGTTTTTCAAGTGCTTACATGTTATTTGGTCAAGTACTAAAACCGGGATTTAATCCGAACGAATATGCTGAGATGTTACGTATTGGAATGCAACAAAACAATCCAGTGCCTGATACCGTTTTTCCTAAAGCCTTAAAATTTGATGTAAGCTATGAATCTCCTACAATGGGTATGGGTAATGCTTGGCAATTATGGACAGCAAAACCCAACAACCCTTTAAAAGTAGCTGTAATAAGTTTACGAGCTACTACAGAAGAAAGTAGCAGTTGGGCAGAAAACTTACATAGTGTTATGGTAAACGCTACAGGTAAATTGAGCCTAGAAAAGAATTTTACCTTTAATTACCGATTGGCAAAAAATCAGAGAGCCTCTGTACATATTGGCTGGTTAATAGGAACAGCGTATTTACAAAGAGATATTACTCCTAAAATAGACTCATGTTATCAAAAAGGAATAAAAGATTTTATAATCACAGGGCATAGCCAAGGGGGTGCCTTAAGTTATTTGTTAAGAGCATATTATCAATATGAGCAATTAGCAGGTCGTATACCTTCAGACATTACTTTTAAAATGTATGCAAGTGCTGCTCCTAAACCAGGTAACCTTTATTTTGCACAAGATTACGAAAGTTACACACAAAAGGGGTGGTCTTACAATGTAGTTAATTCAGAAGATTGGGTTCCACAAGTACCTTTGAGCATGCAAACTATGGGAGATTTTGCAGCATCCAATCCGTTTAAATATTATAAAAAAGGAACCGAAGACTTGCCATTGTTAAGTAGATGGGTAGTACGTGGAAAATTCAAAGGAATTATGCGAAGGATGGATAGGTCTAAAAGAAAGTACAACAGAATTATGGGAAAAGAATTTGGGGTATTGGTACAAGAGTTCTTGCCAGAATATAAAATTAAAAGCGATTATACCAGTACGAACTATCAGCGCTGTGGTAACCAAATTACGTTGTTGGCCGATGAAGACTATTATATTCATGTACGGCGCAATCATCCCAACGTATTTAGGAATCACGGTTTAGATGCTTATCAGCTCTTGTTAGAAACGTACTATGCTCAAGAATTGGCTTCAGAATATGTAATTTATGCGAACAATACCTACCCATTTTTAAAAGAATTCCCGAGAACAACTCCTAAAAACGTATCAAATGAGTAAAATTGTACAAATGAACTTAGTATTATTAGCGGTATGTTTCATACTATCCTGCAATACTGATACAAAAAAAGATAAAAACAACGAAGTGATGCTAAGCGACCCGTTACCCTCTTTCAATACTTCTGAAGCTAAAAAAAACATTATAGATTTTGTTACGAGTGTTACCGATAGCACCAGTACAAAATTCGTAAAAAAAGAAAACCGTATTGTGGTGTTCGACAACGACGGTACACTTTGGGTAGAACAACCCATACCCTCACAACTATTCTTTGCTTTTGATAGAATTCAAGAACTGGCAAAAAACAATCCTGATTGGGAGCATAAAATGCCTTTTAAAGCAGTACTAGAAGAAGATACGGAAGCCATTTCAAAGCTCCACAAAAAAGATCTTGTTGAGATTGTAGGAACAGCACACGCTGTAGATAATGTAACAAATTTCGATGCTATTGTAAACAACTGGTTAAAAACAGCAAAACACCCTATTTTAAATAGAAACTATACGCAATTGGTATACAAACCCATGTTAGAATTGTTAAACTACCTAAGAGCAAAAGATTTTACGATATATATTGTATCAGGAGGAAGTCAAGAATTTATGCGTGCTTGGGCACCAGAAATATATGGTATTCCGAAGAAAAACATTATCGGTTCTACGTTTGAGCGAGAAGTAGTAGAAAAAGGCGATACCATTAGCATAGCACAAACAAAAAACTTGGAATTTTTTGACGATCACCAAGGGAAAGTGGTGGCGATAGATAAATTTATTGGGCAAAAACCAATTATGATCGTAGGAAATTCAGATGGTGATTTAGAGATGATGAAGTATAGTGATACCAATAACCCATTACCCACGTTCATGCTGTATTTAGATCATACCGACGGAGAACGCGAATTTTTATACACTAAAAACACCCCAGCAGGAAAATTAATGGAAGGCAAAAAAGTAGCCAAAGAAAGAAATTGGACCATCATAAACATGAAAACCGATTGGAAAACAGTTTTTTAAGGTGACTTAATTTAAGTTTTATATAAATGAAATTACGTATTTTTTTATTGTTACTAACACTAATCAGTTCTCTGCATAGTGTGGGGCAAGAGGATAGACTCTTATTGAAAAATAATGACGAACTTATTGGAGAAATCAAGAGTATGAACAGAGGAGTGTTAACCATGGAAACATCCTACAGCGACTCTGATTTTAAAATCGATTGGTTGGATGTGCTGGAAATAGATTGCAAGCAAGATTATTTGATAACCCTATCAAGTGGAAAGCGTTTTTATACCAAAATTAAATCGCACCCAAATGACAAAGGTTTTTTATTTCTTACAGAAAATAATGAAACGTTTAAATTCCCTATTGAGGAGGTGGTAGAATTCAAATCGGTAGAGGCTTCCTTTTTAAGCAGACTTTCGGCAGATTTTTCTCTAGGTTTTAATTATACAAAAAGTAATAACTTAACACAGTTTATTACCAGTGCAAAAATAAATTATTCTGATAATAAGTGGGAAACAACAGCAGGATTAAACACCGTAATTAGTACACAAGACAATGCAGATCGTACCGAAAGAACAGATGGCAACGTTGGTGTACGAATGTTTTTACAAAACGATTGGTTTATCAATGCAAACGCCACGTTTTTGTCAAACAATCAAATAGATTTAGATTTAAGAACGAACATTAGGGCAGGAGCTGGAAACTACGTGGTTAGAAGCAACCAAATGTATTTTGGTGTAGGCGCTGGGCTTGCTTGGAATAATGAAAAATATATAACCAACATTGAAGAAAATAAAAATTCACTTGAAGCCTACGGAGGTTTAGAATTTAATATGTTTGATGTGGGCGATTTAGATATCTTTACCCGTGTTTTAGCATATCCAAGTTTAACGGAGAAAGGTCGGTTTAGAACCGATTTAGAACTTGATGTAAAGTACGATTTACCCTTAGATTTGTTCATAAAATTAGGACTTAAATACAACTACGACAATCAACCTGCTCTAGGTTTTGAAAAAGATGATTATATATTAAATACTACAATAGGATGGGAATTCAATTAAAAAACACTACCACAACAGTGATAAAAAGAGTACTAGCCATAGGTCTTTTTTTAATGTCAATATACATCAATGCGCAAGTTGAAGCTACTGAAATTAACGAATCTCCTTACCATGTTATTAAAGGGCATGCTTATTACCTAGAACTAGATAATTATAAACCCAGCATAGCGGCAAAAGCAATACCAAAATCATTTAAAAACCCTGAAGAATTAGCGATTAAACTAAAAAAAGTGTTAGACGGCTTAGGTGTGAATTCTAGTCGTTTAAACGCTCCTAAACAAAACAATTATTTAGATACGATATCTAGCGCACACGTATATTATCTATACGGAATGGAAAAAAGTATATATGTTGAAAAAATTAAAGGAAAATGGTATTATTCCAAAGAAACTATAGAAAAATTACCAGAACTCTACGACAGCATTTATATTTTAGATATTAATTTTAAAGAATATTTCCATCAAGATTTTTGGTACAAGAAATTTTTTAGCATAAGAGTAATACAGTGGTTTGGGCTTTTAGTACTTCTCTTAGTTTCCTTCCTTGTATATTATTTAGCCAGAAGCATTTATTTTTCGATTCTTTCTAAATATCTGAGGAAAAAATATGACCTTATGCCCAATGTAAAAGAGCAACTAAAGAGGTCGTCGTTAATTTTCGGAGCGTTGATGGGGGCAACTTTTTTTAATTCGCTGCTACCACAAATTCAGCTTCCAGTAACGTGGAATGCTTTATTACTTCGCTCTGTAGGTATTGGTTCTATTTTTTTAATGGTAGCCCTAATCAATAAAATTATTGATGTAATTGTAGCGTACTTAGAAGAAAGAACTCATGGAAGTAGAGATAATCAAGTAATACCTGTAATACGAAAATTACTAAAGTTTGTCGTTTGGATACTCGGTTTGGTATATGTATTACAATATTTAAATATTGACGTATTTACCATTTTAACAGGCTTGTCTATTGGCGGACTAGCATTAGCACTCGCAGCGCAAGACACAGTAAAAAACCTCATCGGTTCGGTTATGATAATTTTAGACAATCCTTTTAGAGTAGATGACTGGATTGAATTTGATGGCGTTGAAGGAGTGGTGGAAGAAATTGGAGTCCGCTCAACAAGAATTCGCACCTTCGAAGATTCTGTAGTTTCCGTACCCAATAGTATTTTGGCAGATAATAAGGTAAACAACATAGGGTTAAGAAAGTACCGACGCTTTAAAACAAAAATAAATTTAAAAAATAAAATATCTATAGATAAGATAAGTGAGTTTATTGATAAGATAAAAACGATTATTGAAGAGCATCCAGCGGTAGTCGACAACAGATATGAAGTAGGTATGGAAGACATGAACAATGGACAGCCTACCATTATGTTTTATTGTTTTTTTGATGTAAGTTCTTACGATTTAGAACTCAGGTCTAGGCAAGAAATTTTAACAGAAATTATGGTTTTTGCAGAAGAAAAAGGAATTGAGTTTGGAGTACC
It includes:
- a CDS encoding BamA/TamA family outer membrane protein, which codes for MKKLIILCLVFFPFVLFGQEEENETKVKKKDKIIWLPVLASNPANGFMYGVAPALNWKIGDSEKTSYSSLLGSLIWTTKSQFLFTLKGNVYFPENKSFIMQDVRYFKTSQPTFGLGTGPNSSQLADDGFQYVDENYTKGIEVGQMMSFNFLRIHESYFRRLGQKGFYGGIGYHLDIHSKIDDKLLDLEAETPVVTSHYEYSTKYGFNPEKYTLSGLSANLMYDTRDNTVNPEEGRYGFVSLKFNPEWLGSDQASSSLWTEYRDYITLNKERRRNLLALWVYGNFELGGNLPYLDLPSLGWDQYGRSGRAYPQGRFRGQSLVYTEAEWRFPLQKDKERWGGVLFFNINSATNRDLGIDMFDYINTGVGAGLRFMISEKSRTNVCVDYAIGNYGAHGFYLGINEAF
- a CDS encoding DUF981 family protein, whose amino-acid sequence is MAVVAGAGLLSLWSLFSKLNSRKEIRPVGIALNFAVIGIILFITGVHTTLTWPLSPTYPFDNSAFGEPCFVFGALLLAMAFYFWKEREQLNLIGNEKLISHIFQDFNSFKYILVGLGLGLIMIGIAGIKYKIFIAPPEEPIVGPLEKKIPYITTYMIGLTWMAVGVAAIGFVAYMNAVLSNKKASFKWLIKLIGLLGIVFMLIGVTTYYSHIGMEINTMDPSTVKPNVIMNPDEKFQKLKN
- a CDS encoding ferritin: MITYKNISKKMETALNEQLTTEAVQAQNYLSYASWAEVNGYQGFSKFLYKHSVEERNHMYKILRYINDRGGRAKIETIAAPAEDPKDIKACIEAVMKHEMDNTAAINKLVSLAQSEGDWASYNFLQWFVKEQIEEEALIKKLVDGYNIIEQSKKSGLDLVTFDLETGTMGQDATIPREKHL
- a CDS encoding acyloxyacyl hydrolase yields the protein MQSKQTICGGIIFIIFLFQSFLTLSQENEVQRILNLDPTEQRYRFIEFRAHTGFHSYTGNVDLEPFLESGYGALELRVGWQPSKKDHWAAQYGYPAYGFGVYSGFVGSPQIFGKPNALYGFMRFYIDSSEKRNVFTIEPAVGLTYNLEPYDSEENPLNNAIGAKMAVYFNLKFGWVYKWTHDMDITYGFDATHFSNGRMYTPNYGLNMIGINLGLSYNYNPDQRKVNNDVYSQSPLLPIRFKRPRKTPNTKIEKGANSINLYGAISTVQNYEDQGTSIRYPAYSVVAEYQHKFNNMHSISAGFDYFFDGSLALQYPDDPSKRHHVGIHAGYDFMFWRMTIIGHIGTYLNENKTKPPLFFRPALRYDVTPWLYTQVGLKARGFAADWVEFGIGIRPFKW
- a CDS encoding DUF4345 domain-containing protein, which codes for MNLNVESLAPKMLVFSAIILIIIAISFGGNPIYFIPNLYHTEAVNDINSIAIYRSVMGLILGCCTFWLYAAFTRRFVLGALYSLMFAMFGLSISRIISLLVDGSPTTILMVYLFMEAATGFTVYAIIRAYEKKSNS
- a CDS encoding redoxin domain-containing protein, with translation MKKNKLLEAGTEIPDFTLRIGNGNGDDHKDNFMTLSDHRGQNVILAFYPADWSAVCGNQMMLYNELIPMFENYNAVIYGISVDGTHCHAAFKEHNNMTIPLLCDFEPKGEISKLLGVYNHEKGFCERALFVIDKNGIIQWSHVSPMDVNPGAKEILETLKNIEK
- a CDS encoding arylsulfatase; amino-acid sequence: MKSKISYLFALLLLSSLGFAQKNDKPNILVIMSDDVGWQNVSAYGLGTVGYHTPNLDRIGKEGIIFTDHYAQPSCTAGRAAFITGQYPIRSGMTTVGRPGDALGLQAGSPSIGEVMKDQGYLTAQYGKNHLGDQNEHLPTVHGFDEFYGNLYHQNVSEEEFNNDYPDDPSYKKNYGPRGVLDIVATNTFDDTKDPRFGVVGKQKILNEEVLTLEKMATIDRDFFNRAKTFMNKAQSKKKPFFVYLNPVRMHMHTHLTDESRYLAREFTTGDDKYGSGLIEHDAMVGDLLDYMKENNLLENTIVVYTVDNGPEHSAMFHGGATPFRGEKMTTYEGGLRVPAMVMWPGKIKPGKVLNGIQTHMELFTTLAAAAGANDIRETMKKEKKQYIDGYNHLNYWLGKTDKSSRTNFLYFYESDLKAIRMGNWKVNFQGTDTYYGSYEKFKFPMMFNLRMDPFESYTSDQAQTWAIQSKQFVNDFINMNLNEFVTSMKQYPPVQKPKSLDFSGMMNKLLENMNRSGH